The following proteins are encoded in a genomic region of Pelodictyon phaeoclathratiforme BU-1:
- the mnmA gene encoding tRNA 2-thiouridine(34) synthase MnmA, producing MSVQKKVVVGISGGVDSAVSACLLVEQGYAVTGLNIRVLDAPDESPSLRPSPLVISDHPDFQIPVLSLNLSRKFRDEVIGYFHEDYLGGRTPNPCMVCNKKIKWFGLFEGLRLLDADFVATGHFAATSFSEGRYRLYKGADPEKDQSYFLWMLSQGDLARTLFPLGELTKPEVRALARSFGVRAAEKRESQEICFVPQDDYCGYLASAIPGLAERVADGDIVDESGRVIGKHRGYPFYTIGQRRGLGVSAKEPLYVTALDTEQNRIEVGKKSSLECSSLVASGINLIGMERPNIPIEAYGKIRYRDRETPCTLEPFGENSATVSFSTPKSAVAKGQAAVFYRDREVLGGGFITQVMQESHQ from the coding sequence TGGTCGAGCAGGGCTATGCGGTGACGGGGTTGAACATTCGGGTGCTTGACGCGCCTGATGAGAGCCCTTCGCTGAGGCCTTCGCCGCTGGTGATCAGTGACCATCCTGATTTTCAGATTCCGGTGTTGAGCCTGAACCTGAGCCGGAAGTTCCGCGATGAGGTTATTGGTTATTTTCATGAGGATTATCTTGGCGGGAGGACGCCCAACCCCTGCATGGTCTGCAACAAGAAGATCAAGTGGTTTGGCCTCTTTGAGGGGCTGCGGCTGCTTGATGCTGATTTTGTTGCGACGGGCCATTTTGCGGCCACCTCTTTCAGTGAGGGAAGATATCGCCTCTATAAAGGGGCAGATCCGGAAAAGGATCAGAGTTATTTTCTCTGGATGCTTTCGCAGGGTGACCTGGCCAGAACCCTTTTTCCGCTTGGAGAGTTGACCAAACCGGAGGTGCGTGCGCTGGCCCGCTCTTTTGGGGTTAGGGCGGCTGAAAAGAGGGAGAGTCAGGAGATCTGTTTTGTGCCGCAGGATGATTATTGCGGCTACCTTGCCAGCGCTATCCCCGGCCTGGCCGAACGGGTGGCGGATGGCGATATTGTGGATGAGTCGGGCCGGGTTATTGGTAAGCACCGGGGATATCCCTTCTATACTATTGGCCAGCGCCGGGGGCTTGGTGTTTCGGCCAAAGAGCCGCTCTATGTGACGGCGCTCGACACGGAGCAGAACCGGATTGAGGTTGGAAAAAAGTCTTCGCTGGAGTGCAGCTCGCTTGTTGCGTCCGGGATAAACTTGATCGGTATGGAGAGGCCCAACATCCCGATTGAGGCTTATGGAAAAATCCGTTATCGTGACCGGGAGACTCCCTGCACGCTTGAGCCGTTCGGTGAAAACTCGGCAACGGTTTCGTTCAGCACACCAAAAAGCGCCGTGGCGAAGGGGCAGGCGGCAGTTTTTTACCGCGATCGTGAAGTGCTCGGCGGCGGCTTTATTACGCAGGTCATGCAGGAATCACATCAGTAA
- a CDS encoding alpha/beta hydrolase translates to MLQRHHLSLTYLDLPPARPEDAPLMIMLHGYGSNERDLIQLAPSLRPEFRYVSARAPQKMDFGMFGWFPIEFTPTGISVDYVAAQQALDQFITFIVEIIAEYRPAGNKVFLMGFSQGSVMSYLTAFHAPELLHGVIACSGQLPEKTVPHESLKPALRKLPFLVMHGIYDDVLPIAKGRAAHAWLQEHIEDLTYREYPIAHQIADSGIELICSWLEKRVPEASEKE, encoded by the coding sequence ATGCTTCAACGACACCACCTTTCGCTTACCTATCTGGATCTTCCACCGGCAAGGCCGGAAGATGCCCCGCTTATGATTATGCTGCATGGTTATGGCAGCAATGAAAGGGATCTGATTCAGCTTGCTCCTTCGCTGAGGCCGGAGTTCCGTTATGTCAGTGCACGGGCGCCGCAGAAGATGGATTTTGGCATGTTCGGCTGGTTCCCGATCGAGTTTACCCCGACGGGTATCAGTGTGGATTATGTGGCGGCTCAACAGGCTCTTGATCAGTTTATCACCTTCATTGTTGAAATTATTGCCGAGTACCGACCTGCCGGGAACAAGGTTTTTTTGATGGGGTTCAGCCAGGGATCGGTGATGAGCTATTTGACGGCTTTTCATGCTCCGGAGCTGTTGCATGGCGTTATTGCCTGTTCAGGGCAGTTGCCTGAAAAAACGGTGCCGCATGAGAGCCTGAAGCCTGCGTTGCGCAAACTCCCCTTTCTGGTGATGCATGGCATCTATGATGATGTGCTGCCGATTGCCAAGGGGCGGGCTGCACATGCGTGGCTGCAGGAGCATATTGAGGATTTAACGTATCGTGAGTACCCGATTGCTCACCAGATTGCCGACAGTGGCATTGAGCTGATCTGCTCCTGGCTTGAAAAGAGAGTGCCGGAAGCTTCGGAAAAAGAGTAA
- the metH gene encoding methionine synthase: MKDTLLNSLEERILVLDGAMGTMIQRHKLKEADYRGTRFANHSHPLIGNNDILVLTRPDIIYALHCDFLEAGSDIIETNTFNANPISQADYSASDLVKELNVEAARLARRAADEYTARNPDKPRFVAGSIGPTNKTLSLSPDVNNPGFRAVTFQEVVDNYTLQLEGLMEGGVDLLLVETVFDTLNCKAALFSIEEFFNRTGVRIPVMVSGTVVDASGRTLSGQTTEAFWISIAHMPDLLSIGLNCALGSKQMRPFIEALAGIAESYVSVYPNAGLPNEFGEYDDSPEYMAGQIAGFATSGFVNIVGGCCGTTPQHIKAIAEAVEKLQPRRRPVKKHELQLSGLEPLFVNRTTGFINVGERTNVTGSKKFSRLIKESKYDEALSIARQQVESGAQVIDVNVDEGMLDSEVVMREFLNLIGSEPEISRVPVMIDSSKWSVIESGLRCVQGKSIVNSISLKEGEALFIERARKVLQYGAATVVMAFDEEGQADSYQRRIEICKRAYDILTQQVGFPPEDIIFDPNVLTVATGIDEHNNYAVDFIETVRWIKENLPHAKVSGGISNVSFSFRGNETVREAMHAAFLYHAIQAGLDMGIVNAGQLAIYEDIEPELLLRVEDVLLNRRADATERLVSFAETIQSGGEKIEAKAAEWRSLPVEERLRHALIKGIVEHIEEDTEEARQLYPSPLQVIEGPLMNGMNAIGDLFAEGKMFLPQVVKSARVMKRSVAVLLPYIAAEKALNKDTRAAAKVLLATVKGDVHDIGKNIVAVVLACNNYDVVDIGVMMPCDKILEAVEREKADLLGLSGLITPSLDEMVHVASEMERLGMTIPLLIGGATTSRMHTAVKIAPVYSGAVVQVLDASRSVPVVNSLLNPALSPDYIAGLKAEQAGLRESHASRAAGKKYLTLQEARNNRLALQGSICKPLQPGITLFEHVTAGELRPYIDWTPFFMTWELHGRYPQILDDPKYGSEAKKLFDDANSLLDRIEQEQLLGLKGVAGLFPANSSGDDIEVYSDESRTSLLAILHTLRQQQEKGEPNLALADFIAPVGSGLEDYIGAFAVTAGLGIEKGLREFSDQQDDYHRIMMQALADRLAEAFAEMLHERVRRELWGYECAEKRDGDKGCACHPAPQCQPHPIHELLAEKYQGIRPAPGYPACPDHTEKAELFTLLNAETNTGITLTETFAMKPAASVCGLYFAHPQAKYFMLGKIGRDQVEEYAERKGMSIKETEKWLAPALNYDPE, from the coding sequence ATGAAGGACACACTACTCAACAGCCTCGAAGAGCGCATTCTTGTGCTCGACGGTGCGATGGGCACCATGATTCAGCGCCATAAGCTGAAGGAGGCTGATTACCGGGGTACCCGGTTTGCCAACCACTCGCATCCGCTTATCGGGAACAATGATATTCTGGTGCTGACCCGCCCGGATATCATCTATGCGCTCCACTGCGATTTTCTTGAAGCGGGTTCTGATATTATCGAAACCAATACCTTCAATGCCAACCCGATCTCACAGGCGGACTATAGCGCCTCTGATCTGGTGAAGGAGCTGAATGTTGAGGCTGCCCGACTTGCAAGGAGGGCGGCGGATGAGTATACGGCCCGCAACCCTGATAAACCGCGTTTTGTTGCCGGTTCAATCGGCCCGACCAACAAGACGCTTTCGCTCTCTCCGGATGTGAATAATCCCGGCTTCCGGGCCGTCACCTTCCAGGAGGTTGTTGATAACTACACTCTGCAGCTTGAGGGGCTTATGGAGGGTGGCGTTGACCTGCTGCTGGTTGAAACGGTCTTCGATACCCTGAACTGCAAGGCTGCGCTCTTTTCGATTGAGGAGTTTTTCAACCGTACCGGTGTGCGCATACCGGTCATGGTATCGGGAACGGTTGTGGACGCCAGTGGCCGCACCCTCTCCGGCCAGACTACGGAGGCTTTCTGGATCTCTATCGCCCACATGCCTGACCTGCTCTCTATCGGGCTCAATTGTGCGCTTGGTTCGAAACAGATGCGCCCCTTCATTGAGGCGCTTGCCGGAATTGCCGAGAGCTATGTGAGCGTCTATCCCAATGCCGGCCTGCCGAACGAGTTTGGGGAGTATGATGACTCTCCGGAATATATGGCCGGGCAGATTGCCGGTTTTGCCACCTCCGGCTTTGTCAATATTGTTGGCGGCTGCTGTGGAACAACTCCGCAGCATATCAAGGCTATTGCCGAGGCGGTCGAAAAGCTGCAACCGCGCAGGCGTCCGGTTAAAAAGCATGAGCTGCAGCTCTCCGGACTTGAGCCGCTCTTTGTTAACCGCACAACGGGCTTCATCAATGTCGGTGAACGCACCAATGTGACTGGATCGAAAAAATTTTCCCGCCTTATCAAGGAGAGCAAGTATGATGAAGCGCTCTCGATTGCCCGCCAGCAGGTGGAGAGTGGCGCCCAGGTTATTGATGTCAATGTGGATGAGGGGATGCTCGACTCCGAGGTTGTGATGAGGGAGTTTCTCAACCTGATCGGTTCTGAGCCGGAAATTTCACGCGTGCCGGTGATGATCGACAGTTCGAAATGGTCAGTTATCGAGAGTGGTCTGCGCTGCGTTCAGGGAAAGAGCATTGTGAACTCCATCAGCCTCAAGGAGGGTGAAGCTCTCTTTATCGAGAGGGCCCGCAAGGTGTTGCAGTATGGCGCCGCCACGGTGGTGATGGCCTTCGACGAGGAGGGACAGGCGGACAGTTATCAGCGTCGCATCGAGATCTGCAAACGCGCCTACGATATCCTGACCCAGCAGGTCGGCTTCCCTCCCGAGGATATTATTTTCGATCCCAACGTGCTGACGGTGGCTACGGGTATTGACGAGCACAATAATTACGCAGTTGATTTTATCGAGACGGTACGATGGATCAAGGAGAATCTGCCCCATGCGAAGGTTTCGGGTGGTATCAGCAATGTCTCCTTCTCCTTCCGGGGCAATGAAACCGTACGGGAGGCGATGCACGCCGCATTCCTCTACCATGCTATTCAGGCGGGGCTCGACATGGGGATCGTCAACGCCGGCCAGCTTGCCATCTATGAGGATATTGAGCCTGAGCTGCTGCTTCGGGTTGAGGATGTGCTGCTGAACCGCCGGGCGGATGCTACGGAACGGCTTGTCAGCTTTGCTGAAACCATTCAGAGTGGCGGTGAAAAAATCGAGGCAAAGGCGGCTGAATGGCGGAGCCTGCCGGTTGAAGAGCGGCTGCGCCATGCATTGATCAAGGGAATTGTTGAGCATATTGAAGAGGATACCGAAGAGGCCCGCCAGCTCTACCCGAGTCCGCTCCAGGTGATTGAGGGGCCGCTGATGAACGGGATGAACGCCATCGGCGACCTTTTTGCCGAGGGGAAGATGTTTCTGCCGCAGGTGGTCAAGAGCGCCCGCGTCATGAAGCGTTCGGTTGCCGTGCTTCTGCCCTACATTGCAGCGGAGAAGGCGCTGAACAAGGATACCCGTGCGGCGGCCAAGGTGCTGCTTGCAACGGTGAAGGGTGACGTGCATGATATCGGCAAGAATATTGTGGCTGTTGTGCTCGCCTGCAATAATTATGATGTTGTCGATATCGGCGTCATGATGCCGTGCGACAAGATTCTTGAAGCGGTGGAGCGTGAAAAGGCTGATCTGCTTGGTTTGAGCGGCCTCATCACCCCTTCGCTGGATGAGATGGTGCATGTTGCCAGCGAGATGGAGCGGCTTGGCATGACAATCCCGCTCCTTATCGGTGGCGCCACCACATCGAGGATGCATACGGCCGTGAAAATTGCTCCGGTCTATTCGGGCGCGGTTGTTCAGGTGCTCGATGCTTCCCGGAGTGTTCCGGTAGTCAACAGTCTGCTCAATCCGGCGCTCAGCCCCGACTACATTGCCGGGCTCAAGGCGGAGCAGGCCGGACTGCGGGAGAGCCATGCGTCACGCGCTGCCGGTAAAAAATATCTCACGCTTCAGGAGGCACGCAACAACCGCCTGGCACTTCAGGGCAGCATCTGCAAGCCGCTGCAACCGGGAATTACCCTGTTTGAACATGTTACCGCAGGAGAGCTTCGCCCCTATATCGACTGGACTCCCTTTTTCATGACCTGGGAGCTGCATGGCCGCTACCCGCAGATTCTTGACGACCCAAAGTACGGCAGCGAAGCAAAAAAGCTCTTTGATGACGCCAACAGCCTGCTCGACCGGATTGAACAGGAGCAACTGCTTGGCCTGAAAGGTGTTGCCGGACTCTTCCCTGCCAACAGCTCGGGGGATGATATTGAGGTCTACTCAGACGAGAGCCGCACCAGCCTGCTTGCGATACTGCACACGCTCCGCCAGCAGCAGGAGAAGGGTGAGCCGAATCTGGCGCTGGCGGACTTTATCGCCCCTGTTGGCTCGGGACTGGAAGATTACATCGGGGCGTTTGCCGTCACTGCCGGGCTCGGTATTGAAAAGGGACTCAGGGAGTTCAGCGATCAGCAGGACGACTACCACCGCATCATGATGCAGGCGCTTGCCGACCGTCTGGCTGAGGCCTTTGCGGAGATGCTGCACGAGCGTGTTCGCCGTGAGCTTTGGGGCTATGAGTGCGCTGAAAAGAGAGATGGCGACAAAGGATGTGCCTGTCATCCCGCCCCCCAGTGCCAGCCACACCCGATCCATGAGCTGCTTGCCGAGAAGTACCAGGGCATCCGCCCCGCTCCGGGCTATCCTGCCTGCCCGGATCACACGGAGAAGGCGGAGCTGTTCACCCTGTTGAATGCCGAAACCAATACAGGCATCACGCTCACGGAAACCTTCGCCATGAAACCGGCAGCTTCGGTCTGCGGCCTCTACTTTGCCCACCCGCAGGCAAAGTATTTCATGCTCGGGAAAATCGGGCGGGATCAGGTTGAGGAGTACGCGGAGCGCAAGGGAATGAGCATCAAGGAAACGGAAAAGTGGCTTGCCCCTGCCTTGAATTACGATCCGGAATAA